One genomic segment of Nocardioides cavernaquae includes these proteins:
- a CDS encoding lytic transglycosylase domain-containing protein, which translates to MSAPRFGKLQKATALVPLALLSTAWTANLAGVSGATSADGSRLPDGSMVPIEALEDPASFSIPGNIGLGIAEGDGAKIVAASSTNGIPTAALAAYQRAETVINAADKACHIDWALIAAIGRVESDHGRYGGNTLDTKGVSHPGIYGIALDGTHNTQAISDTDAGQYDRDKVWDRAVGAMQFIPSTWSVVGVDADGDGKRNPQDIDDAALAAAVYLCSGNDDLGGETGRRTAVFRYNHSQEYVDLVLKIRDAYLQGDYTAVPNYLASAYTFSPPTSYTPIGGGRGGKTGPGGGGQTTGPGGGSTGGVYTPPTDGTGGTGGGGGTGGGGGTDDPVTGGTTGGSKAITDAIKGTTDTVTKVVEDTTKVVTDTVTTLTLTAARTLCTTEATVTDLTTPLVADYKKFYDACMTRSGFPGQ; encoded by the coding sequence ATGTCAGCACCGCGCTTCGGCAAGCTCCAGAAGGCGACCGCACTGGTCCCGCTGGCTCTGCTCTCGACCGCTTGGACGGCCAACCTGGCCGGCGTGAGCGGCGCGACGTCCGCAGACGGCTCCCGGCTGCCCGATGGTTCGATGGTGCCGATCGAGGCCCTCGAAGACCCGGCCAGCTTCTCCATCCCGGGCAACATCGGCCTGGGCATCGCCGAGGGTGACGGCGCCAAGATCGTCGCCGCCTCCTCGACCAACGGCATCCCCACCGCAGCCCTCGCCGCCTACCAGCGCGCCGAGACCGTCATCAACGCCGCCGACAAGGCCTGCCACATCGACTGGGCCCTCATCGCCGCCATCGGCCGCGTCGAGTCCGACCACGGCCGCTACGGCGGCAACACCCTCGACACCAAGGGCGTCTCACACCCCGGCATCTACGGCATCGCCCTCGACGGCACCCACAACACCCAGGCCATCAGCGACACCGACGCCGGGCAATACGACCGCGACAAGGTCTGGGACCGCGCCGTCGGCGCCATGCAGTTCATCCCCTCCACCTGGTCCGTCGTCGGCGTCGACGCCGACGGCGACGGCAAGCGCAACCCCCAAGACATCGACGACGCAGCCCTCGCCGCCGCCGTCTACCTCTGCTCCGGCAACGACGACCTCGGCGGCGAGACCGGCCGACGCACCGCCGTCTTCCGCTACAACCACTCCCAGGAGTACGTCGACCTGGTCCTCAAGATCCGCGACGCCTACCTCCAGGGCGACTACACCGCCGTCCCCAACTACCTCGCCTCGGCCTACACCTTCAGCCCGCCGACCAGCTACACGCCCATCGGCGGCGGTCGCGGCGGCAAGACCGGCCCGGGTGGCGGCGGCCAGACCACCGGTCCCGGTGGCGGTTCCACGGGCGGCGTCTACACGCCTCCGACCGATGGCACCGGCGGCACGGGCGGTGGCGGCGGCACGGGCGGTGGCGGCGGCACGGACGACCCCGTGACCGGCGGCACGACCGGCGGCTCCAAGGCCATCACCGACGCGATCAAGGGCACCACCGACACGGTGACCAAGGTCGTCGAGGACACCACGAAGGTCGTCACCGACACGGTCACGACGCTCACGCTCACTGCCGCACGGACCCTCTGCACCACCGAGGCCACGGTGACCGACCTCACGACGCCGCTCGTCGCCGACTACAAGAAGTTCTACGACGCGTGCATGACCCGCAGCGGCTTCCCCGGACAGTGA
- the hemB gene encoding porphobilinogen synthase — protein sequence MIEPTGPLGPVIRPRRMRRTPALRRLVAETTLEPRQLVLPVFVREGLSEPHPISSMPGVVQHTRASLRKAAAEAADLGLGGIMLFGIPSSKDADGSGAIDPDGILNVAIADVKAEVGDALPVMADLCLDEFTSHGHCGVLTDSGAVDNDATLAVYAEMARVQAAAGVDIVGPSGMMDGQVAVIRDALDASGADDVAILAYSAKYASAFFGPFREAVDSSLEGDRRSYQQDPANGLEGVREAMLDVEQGADMVMVKPALAYLDVVRAVREAVDVPVAAYNISGEYSMVEAAAANGWIDREAAILETLLSIRRAGADVVLTYWAAEAARLLRR from the coding sequence ATGATCGAACCGACTGGCCCGCTCGGCCCCGTCATCCGGCCGCGGCGCATGCGGCGCACTCCGGCACTCCGGCGCCTGGTTGCCGAGACCACGCTCGAGCCGCGCCAGCTCGTGCTGCCGGTCTTCGTCCGTGAAGGCCTGAGCGAGCCGCACCCGATCAGCTCGATGCCGGGCGTCGTGCAGCACACCCGCGCCAGCCTGCGGAAGGCGGCCGCCGAGGCAGCCGACCTCGGGCTCGGCGGGATCATGCTCTTCGGCATCCCTTCGTCGAAGGACGCCGACGGCTCCGGTGCGATTGATCCCGACGGCATCCTCAACGTCGCCATCGCCGACGTGAAGGCCGAGGTCGGCGACGCGCTCCCGGTCATGGCAGACCTCTGCCTCGACGAGTTCACCTCGCACGGTCACTGCGGCGTGCTCACCGACAGCGGCGCGGTCGACAACGACGCCACCCTCGCGGTGTACGCCGAGATGGCGCGCGTGCAGGCAGCCGCCGGTGTCGACATCGTCGGCCCCAGCGGCATGATGGACGGCCAGGTCGCGGTCATCCGCGATGCCCTCGACGCCAGCGGTGCAGACGACGTGGCGATCCTGGCGTACTCCGCGAAGTACGCCTCCGCCTTCTTCGGCCCCTTCCGGGAGGCGGTCGACTCCTCGCTCGAGGGCGACCGCCGCAGCTACCAGCAGGACCCGGCCAACGGGCTCGAAGGCGTGCGCGAGGCGATGCTCGACGTCGAGCAGGGCGCCGACATGGTCATGGTCAAACCCGCGCTCGCCTACCTCGACGTCGTGCGCGCCGTGCGGGAGGCAGTCGACGTCCCGGTCGCGGCGTACAACATCTCGGGGGAGTACTCGATGGTCGAGGCTGCCGCCGCGAACGGCTGGATCGACCGTGAGGCCGCGATCCTCGAGACGCTGCTCTCGATCCGCCGTGCGGGCGCCGACGTGGTCCTGACCTACTGGGCAGCCGAGGCCGCACGCCTGCTCCGCCGCTGA
- the hemC gene encoding hydroxymethylbilane synthase, whose protein sequence is MSAHEHRTLRVGTRRSLLARTQSGQVAALIAERLGVEVELVEVVTEGDTNQTSALASLGGTGVFVSALRDALLRGDVDVAVHSLKDLPTGSFDGIALAAVPPREDPRDALVARDGLTLGELPAGSVVATGSPRRVAQLAALGLGLEIVGLRGNIDTRLGKVASGEVDGVILARAGLARIDRLDVITETLDPIQMLPAPGQGALAIECRAADAVLVSQLREALEDPFTRAAVDAERALLRTLEAGCAAPVGALAEVAEADEPGDGHQVWLRAVALAPDGGVEMRRSASGPLADAVAVGERLAQDMLDEGAARLIEEPARKQQA, encoded by the coding sequence GTGAGCGCCCACGAGCACCGCACGCTGCGTGTCGGCACCCGTCGCTCGCTGCTCGCCCGCACGCAGTCCGGCCAGGTGGCGGCGCTGATCGCCGAGCGCCTCGGCGTCGAGGTCGAGCTGGTCGAGGTGGTCACCGAGGGTGACACCAACCAGACCTCCGCCCTGGCCTCCCTCGGCGGCACCGGCGTCTTCGTCAGTGCGCTCCGCGACGCCCTGCTGCGCGGGGATGTCGACGTCGCCGTTCACTCGCTCAAGGACCTTCCGACCGGGTCGTTCGACGGCATCGCGCTGGCTGCGGTGCCGCCACGCGAGGACCCGCGCGACGCCCTGGTGGCCAGGGACGGACTGACCCTCGGCGAGCTCCCCGCGGGCAGTGTCGTCGCCACGGGTTCCCCGCGGCGCGTCGCCCAGCTCGCGGCGCTCGGTCTGGGGCTCGAGATCGTCGGCCTGCGCGGCAACATCGACACCCGTCTGGGCAAGGTCGCGAGCGGTGAGGTCGACGGCGTCATCCTGGCGCGTGCCGGCCTGGCCCGCATCGACCGGCTCGACGTGATCACCGAGACCCTCGACCCGATCCAGATGCTTCCGGCGCCCGGTCAGGGTGCGCTGGCGATCGAGTGCCGGGCCGCGGACGCCGTGCTGGTCTCGCAGCTGCGCGAGGCACTCGAGGACCCCTTCACCCGGGCCGCCGTCGACGCCGAGCGCGCGCTCCTGCGCACCCTGGAAGCCGGCTGCGCCGCTCCGGTGGGTGCGCTGGCCGAGGTCGCGGAGGCGGACGAGCCCGGCGACGGACACCAGGTGTGGCTCCGCGCCGTGGCGCTCGCGCCCGACGGTGGAGTGGAGATGCGGAGGTCAGCGAGCGGCCCGCTCGCCGACGCCGTGGCCGTGGGGGAACGGCTGGCACAGGACATGCTCGACGAGGGCGCCGCACGACTCATCGAAGAACCCGCGAGGAAGCAGCAGGCATGA
- a CDS encoding uroporphyrinogen-III synthase has protein sequence MTRRNSEQDQTGRPQGPWWVSFVGSGPGDPDLLTVRAAALLAEAEVVITEVPEHAAFVRSVLGLAPLVESDDDLEAPVVTVASAGGERSDRRPGPEFVDGGFGDDGQPLTHANRSKVVVKQAKRGLRVVRLMNGDPFLYASGPEEAAACAKAGIGFELVPGVSSVTAVPAYAGIPLTTKNNRELAVVTCGEKIDWSRYADDRTLVLLSAVGSIGEIATALIAAGRNPSTPVAMTQTGTTVQQCTVTSTLERIAVDARAAKIQPPAITVVGNVVDMRETLSWFETKPLFGWRVLVPRTKEQAGSLSARLRGYGSVPEEVPTISVEPPRNPLQMDKAVRGLVEGRYEWIAFTSVNAVKAVREKFEEYGLDARAFSGLKIAAVGDKTAASLLDWGLRADLVPDGEQSAAGLLDVWPEYDALLDPINRVFLPRADIATENLIAGLIDLGWECDDVTAYRTVRAAPPAAPVRDAIKTGKFDAVVFTSSSTVRNLVGIAGKPHPSTIIAVIGPATAKTAEEHGLRVDVMASSPSVEELVDALADFGASRRAALVDAGQPVTKPSDRKPSTRRKATSS, from the coding sequence ATGACGCGACGCAATTCCGAACAGGATCAGACCGGACGACCCCAGGGCCCCTGGTGGGTGTCATTCGTGGGCAGCGGCCCCGGCGACCCCGACCTGCTGACCGTTCGCGCAGCGGCGCTGCTCGCCGAGGCAGAGGTGGTCATCACCGAGGTGCCCGAGCACGCAGCCTTCGTGCGCTCGGTGCTCGGTCTCGCTCCGCTGGTCGAGAGCGACGACGACCTCGAGGCTCCTGTCGTGACGGTGGCGTCAGCAGGCGGGGAGCGAAGCGACCGACGCCCCGGCCCCGAGTTCGTCGATGGCGGCTTCGGTGACGACGGCCAGCCGCTCACGCATGCCAACCGCTCCAAGGTGGTCGTGAAGCAGGCGAAGCGCGGGCTCCGCGTCGTACGCCTGATGAACGGTGACCCGTTCCTCTACGCCTCCGGTCCCGAAGAGGCTGCTGCCTGCGCGAAGGCGGGCATCGGCTTCGAGCTGGTCCCGGGCGTCTCCTCGGTGACCGCCGTCCCGGCATACGCCGGCATCCCGCTCACCACGAAGAACAACCGCGAGCTCGCCGTCGTCACCTGTGGCGAGAAGATCGACTGGAGCCGCTACGCCGACGACCGCACCCTGGTGCTCCTGTCGGCTGTGGGCTCGATCGGCGAGATCGCCACCGCGCTGATCGCCGCCGGCCGCAACCCGTCGACGCCGGTCGCGATGACCCAGACCGGCACCACCGTCCAGCAGTGCACCGTCACCTCGACGCTCGAGCGCATCGCGGTCGACGCGCGCGCCGCGAAGATCCAGCCCCCGGCGATCACCGTCGTGGGTAACGTGGTGGACATGCGGGAGACGCTCTCCTGGTTCGAGACCAAGCCGCTCTTCGGATGGCGGGTTCTCGTGCCGCGCACCAAGGAGCAGGCCGGGTCGCTCTCTGCCCGGCTGCGCGGGTATGGCTCGGTGCCCGAGGAGGTGCCGACCATCTCGGTCGAGCCGCCGCGCAACCCGCTGCAGATGGACAAGGCCGTGCGTGGCCTGGTCGAGGGTCGCTACGAGTGGATCGCCTTCACCTCGGTCAACGCGGTCAAGGCCGTGCGCGAGAAGTTCGAGGAGTACGGCCTCGACGCCCGCGCCTTCTCCGGCCTGAAGATCGCCGCCGTCGGCGACAAGACGGCCGCCTCGCTGCTCGACTGGGGCCTGCGCGCCGATCTCGTGCCCGACGGTGAGCAGTCGGCGGCTGGCCTCCTCGACGTCTGGCCCGAGTACGACGCGCTGCTGGACCCGATCAACCGGGTCTTCCTGCCGCGCGCCGACATCGCCACCGAGAACCTCATCGCCGGCCTGATCGACCTGGGCTGGGAGTGCGACGACGTCACGGCGTACCGCACGGTGCGGGCTGCTCCGCCCGCGGCTCCCGTGCGCGATGCGATCAAGACCGGCAAGTTCGACGCGGTCGTCTTCACGTCGTCCTCGACCGTGCGCAACCTGGTCGGCATCGCCGGCAAGCCGCACCCGTCGACGATCATCGCCGTGATCGGCCCGGCCACCGCCAAGACCGCCGAGGAGCACGGCCTGCGCGTCGACGTGATGGCGTCGTCGCCGTCGGTCGAGGAGCTCGTCGACGCCCTCGCGGACTTCGGGGCCTCGCGTCGTGCCGCGCTCGTGGACGCCGGTCAGCCGGTCACCAAGCCGTCCGACCGCAAGCCGTCGACCCGCCGCAAGGCCACCTCGTCCTGA
- a CDS encoding redox-sensing transcriptional repressor Rex translates to MTARTPADGAQAAGRDIPEATVARLPEYLRALTALAERGIGTCSSDELAAAVNVNSAKLRKDLSYLGSYGTRGVGYDVDYLSYQIAREIGLMQDWPVVIVGIGNLGHALANYAGFGSRGFRVVALLDAAPELVDETVGGLVVRPFDDLEAVVADGPVAIGVIATPAGAAQEVVDRLVAAGITSILNFAPTTLAVPAGVSVRKVDLSIELQILAFHEQRKGSPVVQPLAREASA, encoded by the coding sequence TTGACCGCACGGACGCCCGCAGATGGTGCTCAGGCCGCGGGAAGGGACATCCCCGAGGCCACCGTTGCACGTCTCCCCGAGTACCTCCGTGCCCTCACGGCGCTGGCGGAGCGGGGCATCGGCACGTGCTCGAGCGATGAGCTCGCGGCCGCGGTCAACGTGAACAGCGCGAAGCTGCGCAAGGACCTCTCCTACCTGGGGTCCTACGGCACCCGCGGCGTCGGCTACGACGTCGACTACCTCAGCTACCAGATCGCCCGTGAGATCGGGCTGATGCAGGACTGGCCGGTCGTCATCGTCGGGATCGGCAACCTCGGTCATGCGCTGGCCAACTACGCCGGATTCGGTTCGCGTGGCTTCCGCGTCGTCGCGCTCCTCGACGCCGCGCCTGAGCTGGTCGACGAGACGGTCGGCGGGCTCGTCGTACGCCCCTTCGACGACCTCGAGGCCGTCGTCGCCGACGGACCGGTCGCGATCGGTGTCATCGCGACCCCTGCCGGCGCTGCGCAGGAGGTCGTCGACCGCCTGGTTGCAGCCGGCATCACCAGCATCCTCAACTTCGCCCCGACCACGCTCGCCGTCCCGGCCGGGGTCTCGGTGCGCAAGGTCGACCTGTCGATCGAGCTCCAGATCCTTGCCTTCCACGAGCAGCGCAAGGGCTCCCCCGTCGTCCAGCCGCTGGCCCGGGAGGCCTCGGCATGA
- a CDS encoding glutamyl-tRNA reductase, with translation MSVLVVGVSHKTAPVSVLERLALTPDGVGKLIADVAAIEHVTEVTALATCNRIEVYAEVDRFHGSVEEVSRLLCERSGMATSDITSDLLPHLYVHYDDGAVSHLFHVAAGLDSMVVGEGQILGQARDALRTGQELGTVGPALNSLFQQALRVGKRSHAETDIDRAAPSMVSAALDRAVAAVGPVTGSRVLVIGAGAMASLAVATASRRGAADITVVNRTETNAERLADEYAARSLPLSSLTDALGNADIVISCTGATGIVVTAAELTAARGSSERPVAVLDLALPHDVDPAVAELPDVTLIDLRVLADELRDSDAGREVLGVRQIVGQEISAFVSARRQASVTPTVVALRTMATGVVDTEIERLFSRLPDLDDAARAEVLHAVRRVADKLLHQPTVRVKELANSDGAVSYAAALAELFALDPDAVDAVTRPVSPTSPTDLATEPQP, from the coding sequence ATGAGCGTTCTCGTCGTCGGCGTCTCGCACAAGACCGCCCCGGTCTCGGTGCTCGAGCGTCTTGCGCTGACCCCTGACGGCGTCGGCAAGCTGATCGCCGACGTCGCCGCGATCGAGCACGTCACCGAGGTGACGGCGCTCGCGACGTGCAACCGCATCGAGGTCTATGCGGAGGTCGACCGCTTCCACGGCAGCGTCGAAGAGGTCTCGCGGCTGCTCTGCGAGCGGTCCGGCATGGCCACCAGCGACATCACCAGCGACCTGCTCCCGCACCTCTACGTCCACTACGACGACGGCGCGGTCTCGCACCTCTTCCACGTCGCCGCAGGCCTCGACTCGATGGTCGTCGGCGAGGGCCAGATCCTTGGTCAGGCCCGCGACGCGCTCCGCACCGGCCAGGAGCTCGGCACCGTCGGCCCCGCGCTGAACTCGCTCTTCCAGCAGGCGCTGCGCGTCGGCAAGCGCTCCCACGCGGAGACCGACATCGACCGGGCCGCTCCCTCGATGGTCTCCGCGGCCCTCGACCGCGCGGTCGCTGCGGTCGGTCCGGTCACCGGAAGTCGTGTCCTCGTGATCGGCGCCGGCGCCATGGCCTCGCTCGCCGTCGCCACCGCCTCGCGCCGCGGTGCCGCGGACATCACGGTCGTCAACCGCACCGAGACCAACGCGGAGCGCCTCGCCGATGAGTACGCCGCGCGGTCGCTCCCGCTGAGCTCCCTCACGGACGCGCTCGGCAACGCCGACATCGTCATCTCCTGCACCGGAGCCACCGGCATCGTGGTCACCGCCGCCGAGCTGACCGCTGCCCGAGGTTCCTCCGAGCGTCCGGTCGCCGTGCTCGACCTGGCGCTGCCGCACGACGTCGACCCTGCCGTCGCCGAGCTGCCCGACGTCACGCTGATCGACCTGCGCGTCCTGGCGGACGAGCTGCGTGACTCCGACGCCGGCCGCGAGGTCCTCGGCGTACGCCAGATCGTGGGCCAGGAGATCTCGGCCTTCGTCTCCGCCCGCCGCCAGGCCAGCGTCACGCCCACCGTCGTCGCCCTGCGCACGATGGCCACCGGTGTGGTCGACACCGAGATCGAGCGGCTCTTCTCGCGCCTGCCGGATCTCGACGACGCGGCGCGCGCCGAGGTCCTCCACGCCGTACGCCGTGTGGCCGACAAGCTGCTCCACCAGCCCACCGTGCGTGTGAAGGAGCTGGCCAACTCCGACGGTGCGGTCTCCTACGCCGCCGCGCTGGCCGAGCTCTTCGCTCTCGACCCGGACGCGGTGGACGCGGTGACCCGTCCGGTCTCGCCGACGAGCCCGACCGACCTGGCGACGGAGCCCCAGCCGTGA